The Sorangiineae bacterium MSr11954 DNA segment GCGTCGGCAACACGGCCATGGATTGCTGCCGCTCCTCCCGCAGGTTGGGCGGAAAAGACATCAAGGTCATGGCCCGAAAGCCGCGCGGCTACTTCAAAGCGTCGCCCTGGGAGCTGGAGGACGCCGAGGAGGAGCAGGTCGAAATCCTCATCAACCACGCGCCCAAGGCCTTCGTCATCGAGAACGGCAAGCTCCAAGGGATGATGTTCGACAAGGTCGAGTGGGAGATCCCCGCCAAGGGCGAGCCCACCAAGTCCAAAATCATCGAAACGGTGTTCCTGCCGGCCGACGACGTCATCCTCGCCATCGGCCAAGAGGCGGCCTTTCCCTGGATCGAGCGCGACATCGGCATCGAGTTCGACAAGTGGGACATGCCCATCGTGGACAAGACGACCTACCAGTACACGCGGGCCGGCATCTTCTCGGGCGGCGACGCGGCTTGGGGGCCGCTCAACATCATTTGGGCGGTCGAGCACGCGCACCAAGCCGCGATATCGATTCACAATTACTGCCAGGGGATCCCCCTCACCGAGCGGCTCCCGCCGACCATGAACCTCGCGAGCGCCAAGATGGGCCTCCACGAGTGGAGCTACAAGAACGACTACAACCCCGTGGGCCGCCAGAAGATGACCCACGTGGAGCTGACCGAGCGCTTCAAGAAGATGAATATCGAGGTGGAGCTCGGCTTCACCCCGAAGCAGGTCGCGCACGAGGTGGAGCGCTGCCTCAATTGCGACATTCAAACGGTGTTCACCGACAAGCTCTGCATCGAGTGCGACGCCTGCGTGGACGTGTGCCCCGTCCTGTGCCTCACCATCACCCCGAACGGAGAAGAGCCGGAGTTGCGCAAACGCTTGAGCGCGCCGGCCGAAAATCTCAAGCAGGATCTCTTTGCATCGGGGGCGCTGCCGCAAACGTCGCGGGTCATGATCAAAGACGAGGATCTATGTGTTCACTGCGGTCTCTGCGCCGAACGATGCCCGACCGGCGCGTGGGACATGCAGAAATTCAATCTGCTCATTCCTTACGCGGGAAAGCCAACGTGCACGACGAAACCTTGACCCCGAGCTCTCGGACGAAGCCTCTGCCTCTATCTCGAGTATCTCGAGATGGCAAAATACGAACCAACGACTTTGCGTTCAAGCTCGCCAATGTCAATGGAACGGGGTCGGCGAGCGCGAACGGCCTCATCATGCAGGCCATCTTCCGGATGGGGATCCCGGTGTCGGGGAAGAACCTGTTCCCTTCGAACATCCAGGGGCTCCCCACCTGGTACGAGGTCCGCGTCAACCTCCGCGGGCACACGGCGCGCACCAGCGAGTACGATCTGATGGTCGCCATGAACGCCGAGACGTACGCGCGCGACGTTCGGGAGGTGCGCCCGGGCGGGTACGTGCTCTACGACTCCACCTGGCCGCTCGATCCGGCCCTCATGCGCGACGATGTCACGTTCCTCGGTGTGCCTTACGCCCGCCTCTGCAACGAGAGCTTCACCGAGGCGCGCGAGCGAACCTTGATGAAGAACATCGCCTATGTCGGCACCCTGGCGGCGCTGTTCGACATCGACATGGATATCGTATCGGGGATGCTCAAAGAGAAGTTCGCGCGCAAACCCGCCTTGATGGAGTCGAACGCCAAGGCCATTCAATTGGGTCATCGCTATGCGCTCGAGCACTTCGAGTGCCCGCTCCCCTTCCGCCTGGAGTCCATGGACGCCACCAAGGACTCGATCCTCATCGACGGCAACACGGCCACGGCGCTCGGCTGCGTGTACGCGGGCGCGACGGTGGCCGCGTGGTACCCCATTACACCGTCGACCAGCGTGCTCGATGCCTTCAAGGGATTTTGCGAAGCGTATCGCGTGGACAAGGCCACGGGCGAAAAGCGGTATTGCATTCTGCAAGCCGAGGACGAGCTCGGGGCCATCGGAATGGTCATCGGCGCCGCATGGAACGGGGCGCGGGCGTTCACGTCCACCTCGGGGCCGGGCATTTCGCTGATGAGCGAGCTCATCGGGCTCGCCTATTACGCGGAGGTGCCGGCGGTCATCATCGACGTGCAGCGCGTGGGGCCGTCGACCGGGATGCCGACCCGAACGCAGCAGGGCGACATCATGATGTGCGCCTATGCGTCGCACGGCGATACGAAGCACGTGGTGCTCTTTCCGTCCAATCCGCGGGAGTGCTTCGAGTTTGCCGTCAAGGCGTTCGACCTGGCGGAGCGGCTGCAAACACCGGTATTTCTGTTATCGGACTTGGATATCGGCATGAACGACTGGGTGGTGCCGAGGCTCCAGTGGGACGACGGCTACAAACCCCACCGCGGCCGCGTCCTCTCCAAAGAGGAGCTGCTCGCGCTCCCCAAGTTCCATCGCTATTCGCCCGAGGACGAGCTGGGGGTGGCCGCGCGCACCCTGCCCGGGGTGCACGAGAAAGGCGCTTTTTTCACGCGCGGCTCGGGGCACAACAAGCTGGGCGGGTACACCGAAATTCCCGACGAGTACCAGGAGGTGATGGATCGGCTCTTACGCAAGCATCGCGCGGCGCGGACCATCGTCCCCGAGGCGGTGATCGAGCGGCGGGCGGGCGCCACCTTTGGCGTGGTGACCCTCGGAGGGTGCGATCCGGCGGTGCGCGAGGCGCTCGACGTGCTGGAGGAGCGCGGGATCCGGGGCAACTTCTTGCGGGTGCGCGCGTTTCCATTCGGCGACGAGGTGGAGGCGTTCTTGGCGGAGCACGACACGTTGTTCGTGGTGGAGCAGAATCGCGACGCGCAGCTGCGATCGCTCTTGGTGATGGAGACGCAGGTGGCCAAGGAAAAGGTGCGCTCGGTGCTGGCCTACGGAGGCTTTCCGCTGCAAGCCAATCAGGTCATCGAGGGCATCGTGGCGCGGCTGGGTGCGGGCGCCAGCGTAAATGGTACGGCGCCGCATACCAACGGCCACGCCCACGCTCACACGCACGGCGCGCATGACGCACACGACGCGAGACAAGAGCCGCACGGGGACGAAGGAGGGATGCCGTGAGTTACATCAAAAAGCCGGTGGTGCGGCATCCGTCGCTGAAGTTGAATCAGCTCGGGCTCACGGTGCGCGATTACGAAGGGGCCATGTCGACCCTCTGCGCGGGGTGCGGGCACGACTCCATCACGGCGGGCATCGTCCGGGCGTTCTTCGAGCTGGATACGCCGCCGCACATGGTGGCAAAGCTCTCCGGCATCGGGTGCTCATCGAAGACGCCGGCGTATTTTCTCTCGGGCGCCCATGGTTTCAACAGCGCGCACGGGCGCATGGCCGCGATTGCAACCGGGGCGGCGGCCGCGAACCGGAAGCTCTCGTACATTGGAGTGAGCGGCGACGGAGATTCGCTCTCCATCGGGCTCGGACACATGGCGCACGCCATCCGGCGCAATGTGAAAATGCTGTACATCATCGAGAACAATGGTGTTTACGGGCTCACCAAAGGACAATTCTCGGCGTCGGCCGACATGGGCTCCAAGTCCAAGCGCGGCGAGGCGAACGCGCAGGCGCCCATCGATCCGGTGATGTTGGCGCTCAGCCTCGGCGCGACATTCGTGGCGCGCAGCTTCTCGGGCGACAAAACGCAGCTGGTGCCGATTCTCAAGGCGGCGCTCCTCCACGATGGCTTTGCGCTGGTCGACGTGATCTCGCCGTGCGTCACGTTCAACGATCACGAAGGTTCGACCAAGAGCTACATGCACACCCGCAAGAACCAAGTGCCCATCGTGGAGACGGACTTCATTCCGCCGGCGGCCGAGATCACCGCGGACTATGCCGAGGGGACCGTTGCCCGCGTGCGCGCACACGACGGAAGCGTCATCCGGCTGCGCAAGGTGGGCGCCGATTACGATCCGAGCGATCGCACGCGGGTTGTTTCATTTCTGCGGGACAGTCAAGCGTCGGGCGAGATCGTCACCGGTTTGTTGTTCATCGATTCCGGTGGGACCGAAATGCACCGGAACGCGAAAACCGTGACGACCCCGCTCGTGGACCTGCCGTTCGAAGAGCTCTGCCCGGGCAGTGCTGCGTTGGAGAAGCTGCAGACGTCGTATCGGTGACGATTACTCGTCTTCTTCCTCTTCTTCTTCCTCGTCCGAGTCTTCCTCGTCGTCGAGTTCGTCCTCGTCTTCGTCCTCGTCCTCGTCGTCCTCGTCTTCATCCTCGTCGTCGTCGTCGTCGTCGTCATCGCCTTCGTCGCCCTCCTCGGAGGTGAAGCTGACCCGACCGTCGCCGTTTTCGTCGGCGAGCGCCTTACATGCCGCTTCGTAGCCGACCGGTGCAACGGCGCCTTCGGCCGGCTTCTCCAACGCGCCGAGTCGCATGGCAACCCAAACGTCGAACGGAACGAATCCGCTTACTTGCGCGCCTTCATCGTCGAGGGCAACCGTGATGACGGGGTACTCGCCGCGATCGTCGGGCGATCCGATGTAGAGGAAATGGCGCGCTTCGTCGTCGTCATCGCTGGGGAGCTGGATGCAGTCCTCGCCCAGCAATTTGATTGCCTCGCCAAAGCCGGCGACTTCGTCCTCGCCGAATTCTTCCTCGATCAGCTCCTCGAGGGACATTGGCTCGAACTCCGGCTCCTCGTCGTCGAACGACCAACCGAGCCAGCTCGCGTCGAACGCCAGCAGCTCTTTCATGGCCGGGGAGATCTTCTCGTCGTTGGGGAGCCGCAGCTTCTTGAGCACACCGGCCGGAAGCGGCTCGGGGCTTTCGATGGACCCCGAAGCTTTCGCTGCTTCAATTGACTTTTTGATGAGCGCCGCACCGCGCGGCAAAGTTTCGGTCTTCTTGGTTGCCATGCGCGGCATGTGAGGCTTTCAGGGCCCCGATCGCAAGATGGAATCGTCTCAATCGACCGCGACGTCGAGCTCGCAGCCTCATCGGAACGGATAGGTGCCAAGCGGATTCGAGACTACACTCCTGGGCGCCCTGCCCTATAACGGCATGCTCGTACCCGTACGAGCAAAGCCATGAATTTTTCGCACCTCCCTTTCCGACGCGCATCGTCCGCGGTGCGCCCAGCGCTTGCCTCCACCCGCGCCCCTTCCTCCTCCTCGTCTTCCTCTTCTTCTCCTCGTCCTCGTCCTCGTCCTCCTCTACTTCTTCTTCATCTCCTTTGTGCCACCGGCGCCGCCATGGGTATGACCGCGTGCCAGGCGACCGCACCGCAAAGCCCGGCGAGCACAGTCCCTACGTCGGCCACGTCGGCTTCGTCGACCGAGGCGGCGCAGGGACCGGGGAGCCTGGTCACCGAGGCCGAACGCAGCGGGTTTCGCCGCACCGGTCGGTACGAAGAGGTCGAGCGACTGTGCCGCGCCTACGAACGCACGTACCCCAATCGGGCCCGTTGCGTAAGCTTTGGTACGACACCGGAGGGAAGGCCCATGTTGGCCATCGCGGCCTCCGAAGACGGGGTGCTGTCGCCGGAGGCCGCGCGCGCCAAGCATCGCCCGGTCGTCTTTTTTCAGGGTGGCATTCACGCCGGGGAGATTGACGGCAAGGACGGAGGCTTTTTGATGCTCCGGGAGCTGCTCGACGGCAAGCGCTTGCCGGGCGCGACGAAGGCCGTGACCGCGGTCTTCATCCCGGTGCTCAATGTCGACGGCCACGAGCGCTTCGCGCCCAATCAGCGTCCGAACCAGCGCGGCCCCGAGGAGATGGGATTTCGCACCAATGCGCAAAACTTCAATATCAATCGCGACTACCTGAAGGCCGAGGTCCCGGAGACGCACGCGATCCTTCGCTTTTTGGAGGCATGGGATCCCGTCGTGTACATCGACTTGCACGCGACCGACGGGGCCAAGTTCGAGCACGACGTGGCGATCATGATCGAGCCGACCGCGCAAGTACCGGGAGGGCTCGAGGCGGTGGCGCGCAAGCTGTCGGACGAGGTGATGGCCCGCATGAAGGCGGCCGGCCACCTGCCGCTCCATTTTTATCCGTCCTTTCGCAAGACCGACGATCCCACGTCCGGCTTTGCCCATATGCCGCCCCCGCCCCGCTTCTCGCAAGGCTACGCGGCGCTGCGCAACCGCATCGGTATCCTCATCGAGACGCACAGCTGGCGCCCGCACCCCCACCGCGTCAAAACCGTCCACGATTTCCTGGCCGCCTTCTTCGATCGCGCGCGCACCGACGCCGAAGCTTGGCGCAAAGCGGCAGACGTGGCCGATGCGGCGGATGCGCACCTCGCAGGGCTCCGCGTCCCCCTGTCGTACAAGGTGACGGAGTCGTCCCACATCATCGAGTTTCGTGGGTACGCGTACCAGAAGCGCCCATCCGAAGTCTCCGGCGGCTCGTGGACGGTGTACGACGAGTCGCGCCCCGAGATTTGGCGCATCCCGCTGTTCGAGACCCTCGAGCCGGACGTCACCGCCGAGGCGCCCAAAGCAGGGTTCGTCGTCCCGGCCGCCCAGGCCGAGTGGGTCGGTGCCAAGCTTCGCATTCACGGCTTGCGCTACGAGGTGATGAAGACGGCGCGCCCCGCATATCCCGTCGTCGCCTACCGCGCCGACGAGGTGACCTACGCCCCGAGCTCCTTCGAGAGCCGCACGCCGGTCACCGTCAAAGGCACATGGAGGTCCGATACGCGCGATTTGCCGGCCGGCTCCCTGTTCGTCCCCATCGCCCAGCCGCGCGCGCGCCTGCTCCTGCACCTCTTCGAGCCCCAAGCGCCCGACTCGCTGGTCGCGTGGGGCTTCTTCAACGGCGCCTTCGAGCGCAAAGAGTACATGGAGGACTACGTGGCCGAGGAAGAAGCGCGCAAGATGCTCGCCGCCAACCCCGCGCTGCGCACGGAGTTCGAAGCGCGCCTCAAGGATCCGAAGTTTGCAGCCGACCCCAAGGCGCGGCTCGACTTCTTCTACAAGCGCCACCCCGCATGGGACGAGCGGGTCAACTTGGTGCCCATTTACAAGGTGGCCACGTCGCCCATTTCGGGGCGCTGATCGCTCAAAGCGCGAGGGCCCGCAGCTTCTCGTAAAAGGGGAGATGGTAGTCGAGGTGGCCTTGGAGGTGCGGATGGTCCTCGAGCCGTACGCCATGGGTGGAGGGGCCATCTTTGAAGCCGTGGGTGGTGCTGACGTCTTGGTGCCACCTCTGGGTGGCCTTCCACTCGGCGCGATCGCCGGGGGACCACGAGAGGCTCTCGGGTTTGAAGGGAATGCCCACGGCGGCGCAGTATTTCGCGGTGGTGGCCGCGGGCTCCGCGATGAGCTTGTCCGAATCGACCACCACGGGCGCGCGGCCCGTGCGCTGCTGGACCGCATCGAACAGCTCGTACAGGTGCTCGAACCCGATTTGGTCGCGGCGCACATTGGAGTTGAGCGCGTAATACGAGGGGACGGTCTCCTTCGGGTGGCGGATGATGAACGTGTGGTGCGCGTCCTTGGCGAGGAAGGCTTCGTCGGCGAGCACCTCGGGGTAGCGCTCGTCGGTGGTGTCTTTGGCGAACACGTGGGCGGTGGCGGCGAGGCTGCGCAGCCGCTCCAGCACCTCGCGCTCCGAGCGGGCCGGCGCGCCCGCGATGTCCACGCTTCCATGCTCGGCGCGCGAGGAGAAGGGCTCGTGGACGGCGACCAGATCGCCGCGCTCCAGCATCATGCGAAAGAAGGCGGTGGAGCGGCAGCGGGGCGCGCTCCATAGCATCAAGATCGGCATTTGGGGACCTCCCGTGAAAGTGTGCGTACCGCCTTTGCAATGGCTTGGGCGGTGATGCCATGGCGTTGCAAGAGCCAGCGGGGATCACCTGCCCCGCTCGCGAAGACGTCGTCGACCCCGATGCGCCAGACGAAGTTCGGCGCGGCCTCCGACACCAATTCGGCGATGGCGCCCCCGAAGCCACCTGCCGTCCAATGCTCCTCCACCGTGACCACCGGCCGGCCCGCCACGATGGATAGGAGCGCTGCGCGGTCC contains these protein-coding regions:
- a CDS encoding peptidase M14; translated protein: MGMTACQATAPQSPASTVPTSATSASSTEAAQGPGSLVTEAERSGFRRTGRYEEVERLCRAYERTYPNRARCVSFGTTPEGRPMLAIAASEDGVLSPEAARAKHRPVVFFQGGIHAGEIDGKDGGFLMLRELLDGKRLPGATKAVTAVFIPVLNVDGHERFAPNQRPNQRGPEEMGFRTNAQNFNINRDYLKAEVPETHAILRFLEAWDPVVYIDLHATDGAKFEHDVAIMIEPTAQVPGGLEAVARKLSDEVMARMKAAGHLPLHFYPSFRKTDDPTSGFAHMPPPPRFSQGYAALRNRIGILIETHSWRPHPHRVKTVHDFLAAFFDRARTDAEAWRKAADVADAADAHLAGLRVPLSYKVTESSHIIEFRGYAYQKRPSEVSGGSWTVYDESRPEIWRIPLFETLEPDVTAEAPKAGFVVPAAQAEWVGAKLRIHGLRYEVMKTARPAYPVVAYRADEVTYAPSSFESRTPVTVKGTWRSDTRDLPAGSLFVPIAQPRARLLLHLFEPQAPDSLVAWGFFNGAFERKEYMEDYVAEEEARKMLAANPALRTEFEARLKDPKFAADPKARLDFFYKRHPAWDERVNLVPIYKVATSPISGR
- a CDS encoding 2-oxoacid:acceptor oxidoreductase subunit alpha; the encoded protein is MQAIFRMGIPVSGKNLFPSNIQGLPTWYEVRVNLRGHTARTSEYDLMVAMNAETYARDVREVRPGGYVLYDSTWPLDPALMRDDVTFLGVPYARLCNESFTEARERTLMKNIAYVGTLAALFDIDMDIVSGMLKEKFARKPALMESNAKAIQLGHRYALEHFECPLPFRLESMDATKDSILIDGNTATALGCVYAGATVAAWYPITPSTSVLDAFKGFCEAYRVDKATGEKRYCILQAEDELGAIGMVIGAAWNGARAFTSTSGPGISLMSELIGLAYYAEVPAVIIDVQRVGPSTGMPTRTQQGDIMMCAYASHGDTKHVVLFPSNPRECFEFAVKAFDLAERLQTPVFLLSDLDIGMNDWVVPRLQWDDGYKPHRGRVLSKEELLALPKFHRYSPEDELGVAARTLPGVHEKGAFFTRGSGHNKLGGYTEIPDEYQEVMDRLLRKHRAARTIVPEAVIERRAGATFGVVTLGGCDPAVREALDVLEERGIRGNFLRVRAFPFGDEVEAFLAEHDTLFVVEQNRDAQLRSLLVMETQVAKEKVRSVLAYGGFPLQANQVIEGIVARLGAGASVNGTAPHTNGHAHAHTHGAHDAHDARQEPHGDEGGMP
- a CDS encoding 2-oxoacid:ferredoxin oxidoreductase subunit beta, whose translation is MSYIKKPVVRHPSLKLNQLGLTVRDYEGAMSTLCAGCGHDSITAGIVRAFFELDTPPHMVAKLSGIGCSSKTPAYFLSGAHGFNSAHGRMAAIATGAAAANRKLSYIGVSGDGDSLSIGLGHMAHAIRRNVKMLYIIENNGVYGLTKGQFSASADMGSKSKRGEANAQAPIDPVMLALSLGATFVARSFSGDKTQLVPILKAALLHDGFALVDVISPCVTFNDHEGSTKSYMHTRKNQVPIVETDFIPPAAEITADYAEGTVARVRAHDGSVIRLRKVGADYDPSDRTRVVSFLRDSQASGEIVTGLLFIDSGGTEMHRNAKTVTTPLVDLPFEELCPGSAALEKLQTSYR
- a CDS encoding FAD-dependent oxidoreductase — protein: MHPTNVRRPDYFHKVVDCQWACPAHTNVPEYIRLIAHGRYSDAYMVNRESNVFPAILGRTCDRPCEPACRRARVDEKPVAICRLKRVAADLREDISDRLPKAPKVTNGKRIACVGAGPASLAVANDLAPLGYAITIFEKLHVPGGLMRSNIPAFRLPEAVLNEEIDQILQIGNIEVRYDSPIDSMKALLDMGFDAVFVGSGAPRGKNLDIPGRYDTDRIHIGIDWLESVAFGHIDKIGEKVLIIGVGNTAMDCCRSSRRLGGKDIKVMARKPRGYFKASPWELEDAEEEQVEILINHAPKAFVIENGKLQGMMFDKVEWEIPAKGEPTKSKIIETVFLPADDVILAIGQEAAFPWIERDIGIEFDKWDMPIVDKTTYQYTRAGIFSGGDAAWGPLNIIWAVEHAHQAAISIHNYCQGIPLTERLPPTMNLASAKMGLHEWSYKNDYNPVGRQKMTHVELTERFKKMNIEVELGFTPKQVAHEVERCLNCDIQTVFTDKLCIECDACVDVCPVLCLTITPNGEEPELRKRLSAPAENLKQDLFASGALPQTSRVMIKDEDLCVHCGLCAERCPTGAWDMQKFNLLIPYAGKPTCTTKP